A region of Lycium barbarum isolate Lr01 chromosome 3, ASM1917538v2, whole genome shotgun sequence DNA encodes the following proteins:
- the LOC132630918 gene encoding uncharacterized protein LOC132630918, with protein sequence MVFERLRRYQLRMNPLKCAFGVTSGKFLGFIVRHRGIEIDQAKVDAILKMLEPQNIHELKSLQGKLAYIRRFISNLAERCQPFSRLMKKGAPFKWDETCTSAFDNIKSYLMKPPVLVAPVPGKPLILYISAQERSVGALLAQENSEGKENSLYYLSRMMTPNELNYMPIEKLCLALVFSIQKLKHYFQAHSVNLISRANPIKFVMSKLVLSDRLARWYLRFQQFEITYIPQKAVKGQALADFLADHPIPDDWELTDELPDEDAMVVEIQSPWKMYFDGAAQCDGAGAGVVFVTPQGEVLPYSFTLTQRCSNNVAEYQALILGLEIAVDMKQLQLQVFGDSQLVINQLLGSYEVKKPELLPYHGYAQKLIGWLGDVTLQHVPRRENKKADVLAALASALILPDQTQVTICQKWVVPPSNEDEGAESELEHLVAVSEAAKEDWRQPIIDYLSYGILLEDSRRRTEIRRRAPRFLYYKDTLYRRSFEGILLRCLGEDKTVQALQEAHSGVCGSHQSGPKLHFHIKRMGYYWPTMVKDCLDYARRCKACQFHANFIHQPPEALHPTIASWPFDAWGLDVVGPLPKSSGGHLYILAATDYFSK encoded by the coding sequence atggtgttcGAGCGACTTCGGAGATATCAACTTCGAATGAATCCATTGAAATGTGCCTTTGGAGTTACTTCTGGAAAATTCCTTGGTTTCATTGTTCGACATCGGGGAAtcgaaattgatcaagccaaagttgATGCGATTTTGAAAATGCTCGAGCCTCAAAATATTCATGAGTTAAAAAGTCTGCAAGGGAAGCTAGCTTATATTAGGAGATTCATTTCGAATTTAGCTGAAAGGTGCCAACCattcagtcgtctcatgaagaaggGCGCCCCTTTTAAGTGGGACGAAACATGTACTAGTGCCTTCGATAATATCAAGTCATATTTAATGAAGCCTCCAGTTCTAGTAGCCCCTGTACCTGGAAAACCATTGATACTGTATATTTCAGCACAAGAAAGGTCGGTTGGAGCATTGTTGGCCCAAGAGAATAGCGAAGGGAAAGAAAATTCTCTTTACTACTTGAGCAGAATGATGACACCTAATGAGCTGAATTACATGCCAATTGAAAAGTTGTGTTTGGCGCTAGTCTTCTCGATTCAAAAGCTGAAgcactactttcaagctcataGTGTTAACCTCATTTCCAGAGCAAATCCCATCAAGTTTGTTATGTCAAAACTAGTCCTCAGTGATCGACTAGCAAGGTGGTACCTCCGgtttcaacaatttgagattACGTACATCCCTCAAAAGGCTGTAAAAGGACAGGCATTGGCAGACTTCCTAGCAGATCACCCGATACCTGATGACTGGGAGCTAACTGATGAACTTCCCGACGAAGATGCAATGGTCGTTGAAATTCAATCTCCGTGGAAAATGTACTTTGATGGTGCTGCACAATGTGATGGAGCTGGTGCTGGTGTGGTGTTTGTTACTCCGCAGGGAGAAGTTCTACCATACTCCTTTACTTTGACACAACGTTGCTCCAACAATGTCGCTGAATATCAAGCACTAATACTTGGACTTGAAATAGCCGTCGACATGAAGCAGTTGCAGTTGCAAGTCTTTGGTGACTCTCAGTTGGTGATCAATCAACTCTTGGGAAGCTATGAAGTCAAGAAGCCTGAATTACTCCCCTATCATGGTTATGCTCAGAAATTGATAGGATGGCTTGGTGATGTGACTCTTCAGCATGTTCCTAGGAGGGAAAATAAGAAAGCCGATGTTTTAGCTGCTCTAGCTTCTGCGCTTATTCTGCCGGATCAAACACAAGTGACTATCTGTCAAAAATGGGTAGTACCTCCGTCAAATGAGGATGAAGGCGCGGAAAGTGAGCTTGAGCATCTCGTAGCTGTTTCTGAAGCTGCAAAGGAAGACTGGCGACAACCCATCATTGACTACTTAAGTTATGGGATACTGCTAGAAGACTCAAGAAGAAGAACTGAGATTCGTCGTCGTGCGCCTCGATTCCTTTACTACAAGGATACCTTATATAGAAGATCTTTTGAGGGGATACTCTTGCGATGTTTGGGGGAGGATAAAACAGTCCAAGCTTTGCAAGAAGCACATTCAGGAGtatgtggatcacatcaatctggACCAAAGCTCCACTTCCACATCAAAAGGATGGGATATTATTGGCCAACGATGGTGAAAGATTGCTTGGACTATGCTCGAAGATGCAAGGCTTGTCagtttcatgcgaattttatACATCAGCCGCCCGAAGCATTACACCCGACCATcgcatcttggccatttgacgcttgggggTTAGATGTCGTTGGTCCATTGCCGAAATCTTCTGGTGGACACTTGTACATCTTGGCTGCAACTGATTACTTCTCAAAATAA